In Bacteroidia bacterium, one genomic interval encodes:
- a CDS encoding RNA polymerase sigma factor RpoD/SigA, whose amino-acid sequence MRQLRIQKSITNRESQSLEKYLQEISREGMITAEEEANLARRIREGDEEALSKLTRANLRFVVSVSKQYQNQGLSLPDLINEGNLGLIKAASRFDETRGFKFISYAVWWIRQSILQAIAEQARIVRLPLNQVGSLRKINKVFSKLEQEYEREPSAEEIAEIMEVPIEKISDTLKSPGKHVSMDAPFAGNEEATLLDVMQNNDAPDADYGLMNESLRKEIDRSLKTLTERERDVVKLFYGIGVSHSFSLDEIGAKFGLTRERVRQIKEKAIRRLRSGSRNKLLKDYLA is encoded by the coding sequence ATGAGGCAGCTACGCATTCAAAAGTCCATAACCAACAGAGAAAGCCAATCGTTGGAAAAATACCTTCAGGAAATAAGCCGCGAAGGCATGATTACTGCAGAGGAAGAAGCAAATTTAGCTCGCAGAATTCGAGAGGGCGATGAAGAGGCATTGAGTAAATTAACTAGAGCTAATTTGAGGTTTGTTGTGTCTGTTTCCAAACAATATCAGAATCAAGGTTTAAGCCTTCCTGATTTGATTAACGAAGGCAATCTGGGACTTATCAAAGCAGCATCACGCTTTGATGAAACCAGAGGATTTAAGTTTATATCTTATGCTGTATGGTGGATCCGTCAGAGTATATTGCAGGCTATTGCTGAGCAGGCTCGCATTGTCCGACTTCCGTTAAATCAGGTAGGTTCTCTAAGAAAAATAAATAAAGTTTTTTCAAAATTGGAACAAGAATATGAACGTGAACCTTCTGCAGAAGAAATAGCTGAAATAATGGAAGTGCCGATTGAAAAAATTTCCGACACATTGAAGTCGCCCGGCAAACATGTAAGTATGGATGCACCATTTGCAGGTAACGAAGAAGCAACCTTGCTTGATGTTATGCAAAATAATGACGCGCCTGATGCAGATTACGGACTCATGAATGAGTCGCTTCGTAAAGAAATTGACCGTTCCTTAAAAACACTGACAGAGCGTGAACGCGATGTAGTTAAGTTGTTTTATGGAATAGGAGTTTCGCATAGTTTTTCATTGGACGAAATAGGTGCAAAATTTGGTTTAACGAGAGAACGTGTTAGACAAATAAAAGAGAAAGCCATAAGAAGATTGCGTTCAGGTTCCAGAAACAAATTGCTT